The genomic window CCTCGCCTCGGTCGTGCTCACCCTCGCCCTCAACCTCCTCCTGCGCTGACCGGGCCGTCTGCGCTAATGACCATTCTCAAAGGAAGTGCGTCAATGACTGCATTCGACCGAATCGTGCTCATCTTCAACCCGAAGAGCACTGGCCCAGCCCCGCAGCTGGCGCAGGAGCTGCACGACGAGCTGACCGCCCGGCTGCCTGACACCGAAGTTGCGATGTCGCCCACCCAGCACGCCGGTCACGGCCGCGACCTGGCGCGGGATGCAGCCTCCACGGGCAGGCCGTTGATCGTCTCGGTCAGTGGGGACGGTGGCTACAACGAGGTGGTCGACGGTGCGATGCAGGCGGGCAACGAGGAGGCGGTGTGCGCCGTGATGGCGGCCGGCAACGCCAACGACCACCGCAGGACCACGAGCGAGCGACCGTTGGCAGACGCGATTGTCAGGGGCGAGGTTCACCGCATCGACCTGCTGGCGCTGACCATCGGGACCGGTCCGGAGGCTCGGACCCAGTTCGCACACTCTTATATCGGAGTCGGACTGACCCCGGTCGTCGCCGTCGACCTCGAGAAGGGCAGCAAGGGCTCCTTGCGCGAGATCGTCTCCGTCGTGCGCACCTTCGCCCGGTTCCGGCCCTTCACGATCCAGCTGGAGGACGGCACCAAGCGCAGCTTCGACAGCCTGGTGCTCGCGAATATCGCCCAGATGGCCAAGCACGCCACCCTGAGTGAGAGCGGCAGCCCGGAAGATGGTCGGTTCGAGGTGGTCACGGTGCGGCACACCGCCAAGTGGCGCGTGCTTGGCGTCGCACTGAAGGCGGCCACCCGCGGGCTCGGCCCGCAACCTACTGCCACCCACTACGGCTTCACCACCCTCAAGCCGACCCCTGTGCAACTTGACGGCGAGGTCCTTGAGCTCGACGCCCAGACCACGGTCAGCATCGACATCGCCCCGCGCGCGCTGGCCACCATCACCTGAGCCCGGCTAGGCACCGACCGAGCTGCTCCTGGCACAGTGGGACCATGATCGACCAGCGACGGCAGATGGAAGGGCTCGCGAGGTCATGAGCGACCGGGTGCATGCCTGGGGCGCCAGGTTGCTGCAGAGCCGGACTTTTGTGCGAGCCCCCATCCCGCTGTTCCGCGCCGGCCTGGGGTTCCTCCTCACCAGGCGGCTGCTGATGCTTGAGCACGTGGGCCGCACCTCTGGACAGGCGAGGTATGTCGTCCTGGAAGTGGTGCGCGAGGAGCCACCGGACGCGTTTGTGGTCGCCTCGGGGTTTGGTCGCACCTCCCAGTGGTTCTGCAACGTGGTCGCCGAACCCAGGTGTCACGTGAGCATCGGGTTCACCCGACGGCGGTCGGCCACGGCCACTGTTCTGGGCACTGCGGAGAGCGAGGCTGCCCTGGCCGACTATCAGCAGGCGCACCCGGGCTCGTGGGAGGACCTGTCAGCCATCATCCGGAAGGCGACGGGGGAGGCTGACCCCGAGATCCCCCTCGTGCGGTTGCAGCTGCAGGCCGCGGGGAGCACCAGGTGACGCACCACAAGCAGGACGCGTCCGTCATACCCCCTCCCATCAGGTATGACGTGGCGCTGCGTGAGCGATTCGTCGCCAACCTGGCGGGACACCAGCGCAGGGTCGTCGATCTCGCCGGCCGTCGGCACGCTGCCGTCGCCCTGGTCCTGGTCGACTCGACGCCCGACTCGGCCATCGTCTGGGCACGACACGAGGACGGCAGGTCGGCTCGCGACGCCCGCCTCCCACACGAAGGGCTCCTCGCGGCGGCGGGAGGGGCCGCCTTCCTGTTGTGCCGCAGGCCTCTGGCGATGCGGCGGCACGCCGGGCAGTATGCCCTGCCGGGCGGTCGGCTGGAACCGGGGGAGGGGGCGGTCGAGGCCGCGCTGAGAGAGACCCACGAGGAGGTCGGGGCCGACCTTGGACCCGACCGGGTGCTCGGTCTGCTCGATGACTATGAAACCCGCTCCGGCTTCGTCATGACGCCGGTCGTCGTGTGGGGCGGGGGAGTGGATCTGCGACCTGACCCAGGAGAGGTGATGGCGGTCTTCCGGGTGGGCCTGCACCAGTTGCAGCGGTCCGACTCACCCCGGTTCGAGTCGATCCCCGAGAGCGACCGCCCGGTGGTCTCGGTGCCCCTGGGATCGACGGAGGTGCACGCCCCGACGGCGGCTGTCCTCGTGCAGCTGAACTGGCTGGGTCTGTTGGGGCGATCGGATCCGGTTCACGACTTCGACCAACCCGTGTTTGCCTGGCGCTGAGCCGCAACCCCGTGCCCGAGCCCGGAAACCTCTCGACAGCCTCCGTGGCCGATGCCACACTGCAGAGCGTGACCTCTCACCCACACCCGCCCATGGACGGCGACGAGACCAGCACCCTGCGCGGGTTTCTCGACCTCCACCGCGCGGTGCTGCGCGAGAAGTGCCAGGGCCTGACGTCCGAGCAGCTGGCCCAGACCCTCCCGCCATCGGACATGACGCTCGGTGGCCTGCTCAAGCACCTGGCGGTCGTCGAGTCGGGCTGGTTCTCGGAGGACTTCCTCGGGGGACCGCTGATCGCACCGTTCGACACCGTGGACTGGGAGGCGGACCGGGACTGGGAGTGGCACACCGCCCACCAGGACACCCCAGAACAGCTGCTGGGTCTGTATGACGCCGCGGTCGCTGAGTCCGAGCGCATCACCGACGAGGCGCTGGCAGCGGATGCCGGGCTCGACACCGTGGCCGCTCGCGACAGCCACGGCCAGCACCCCACCCTGCGCTGGATCCTGGTGCACATGATCGAGGAGTACGCCCAGCACAACGGGCACGCCGACCTGATCCGCGAGTCGATTGACGGCCGCACCGGGTTCTGAGCGGACCCTCCAACGGCGTCGCGCCGGCTCTCACTCGGCACGCATTCGCCTCACACCACCAGCCGCCTACGGCCCTTCGTCGCCCAGCCCGGCCTGCCGGGCGCGCAGGACGGCGTGCACCCGGTCCCGGATGTGCAGCTTGGCGAAGATGCTCGAGATGTGGTTGCCCACCGTCTTATGGCTGATCACCAGCGTCTCTGCGATGTCGCTGTTGCGTTGGCCGGCAGCGATGAGTCGCAGCACCTCGAGCTCCCGTGGGGTCAACCGGTCAAGCGAGGTGTCGCCCGGTGGTTCCGTCGCGACGTGGGTCGCGGGCGTCGGGGTGGGTGGGGCAGGAGCAGCCGGTTCCGCGCCGAACTGGTCAAGCACCCGCTGGGCCACCGGGGCGCCGAGGAGCGCCTCACCGCTGGCCACCGCCCGGATCGCGCGGACGAGATCGCCCCGCTCGGCGTCCTTGAGCACGTAGCCGCGCGCTCCCGCCTGGAGTGCGGCGAAGACCGAGGCATCGTCCTCGAGCATGGTGAGGACCACGACCCCCACCTCGGGGTGCCGCGCCCTGAGCTCTCTGGTCGCTGCGATGCCGCCGAGCCCGGGCATGTTGAGGTCCATCAGGACGACCTCCGGGCCGAGCTCGTCCACGAGTGCGATCGCCTCCTCGCCGCTGGCGGCCGACCCGACCAGGTCGAGGTCTGGTGCTCGCTGCAGCAGGCTGGCGACCCCTTCGCGGAAGAGCCGGTGGTCGTCGGCGAGCACGACGCGGATGACCGGCTCCACGCCCTCCGACCCGGTCACGCCGACACCACCTGGCTCGCCGGCTCGGCGGGCAGCCGGGCACTGACCAGGGTCCCCCCGCGTGGTGCGGGCGCCACCCTGAGCGCGCCGCCGAGCAGCTCGGCCCGGGACCGCATGCTGCCGATGCCGGCGCCGGACTCGCGCAGGTCCTCGGCGACACCCGCCCCGTCGTCCCGGATGGTCAGCGTGACCTCCTGGGTGGACAGCTCCAGGTCAATCTCGACCAGCTCGGCCCCTGCGTGCTTGGCGACGTTGACCAACGCCTCCTGGACGATCCGGAGCACGGCCACCTGCGTCGCGGCCGGCAGGCTGTTGAGGGCGTGGCTCGCGGTGAGTCGGACCTGCAGGGCCGACTCACTCGTGAAGCGGTCGCAGAGCTGGGTCAGGGCACCGACGAGGCCGAGCTGCGCGAGCTCTGCGGGATACAGGTCGTGCACGAGGCTGCGGATGTCGGCGGTGGCCTGACCGACGAGGGCATGAAGCTGCTCCAGGTCCGCAGTCAGCGCCGGCGTGGTCGGGGGCACGGTGTCCAGGCAGGCCTCGAGGCGCAGACGCATGCTGGCGAGGACCGGTCCGAGTCCGTCGTGAAGGTCCCGATGGATCCGCAGGCCGCTCCTCCTCCTGCGCGGCGCAGAGCGCACCCACCTCCTCCCCGCGGTGGGTCAGCGGGTGCACCACGGTGATGCCGCGCACCCCGACGAGCTCTGCGGCGTCGCCGACCTGCCCGTGCGGCGGCTGCTCACCGTGCGCTGCACCCAGGTGCAGCGCAGAGTCGTGGGCATACCAGATCTCCACCTGTGTCAGGTCGAGCGCGCGGGCGATCGTGCGCGCGATGGTCGGCAGCACCTCCTGTGGCTCGGGGACCGACTCCAGGCGCCGACCCAGTTCGGAGACCACCGTGTAGGGATCGACCTGCTGTCCGTACATCAGCCGGTTCACTCCCAGCTGCAGGCGCTCGCGGACCGGTGCGAACAGGACCGCGACCAGGCCGGTGGCAGCCAGCGAGACCCAGGTGGCGTCCCGCTGGGCCTGGACCAGCGAGGCGAGGTAGGCGACCACGAGCAGGTAGGTCCCCAGCAGCACGGCGGTGAGCGCGGCATACACGAGGGTCCGGTTGACGATCCGGTCGATGTCATACAGCCCGTGCCGCAGGATCGCGATGCCCACCGCCAGATACAGGACGCTCAGCGCCAGGGTCTCCAGCGCGGCGTCCAGGACCGGCGGTGCCTCGACGAAGGGGTCCACGGCGAGGAACGACCCGACCAGCACCGCGGCATACGCGAACCAGGCGATCTGGCGTCGCTCGGTCTCCTCTGCGGCGCGGTAGCGGAACACCAGGGAGACCGCTCCGGCGATCACGCTGACGAAGAGGATGTAGACCCCGACGTCGGTGAGCACGCTGAGGACCGCGGCCGCCTCCGTGGGCGCACTCAAGGGGTTGTCGACCGGGATCACCCCGAGCTCCGGCCCGAAAGTGCCGCACACGAGCAGCAGGCTCCCTCCCAGCCCGGCCACCCGGGCCGCCCACCGCCACCGTCGGGAGGGCAGCGACCCGGTGGGATAGAGCAGGAGCAGGAACGGCATCGAGGCCAGCCACAGGACCCAGCCGAGGTTCGCTACGACACCGGCCACACCGTGGCCAGGAGCGCCGCCGGCAGCGGCGTAGCTGGCGTAGGCGCGGGCGCTGAGGGACAGGGCGAGGGCCAGGCCGAAGCCCAGCCACAGCCAGCCGTAGCGGTTGGCGGGGCGGCGCCCAGCCACCAGGACGCCGAGAATCGGAGCGCCGACGGCACCGAGGACGGAGACGACCTGGCCGGACCAGGGGACGTATCCCGCAGGCACCGGGGCAGACCAGCCCAGGGCGAGGAACCACAGGGCTACGGCCAGCAGGACGAGACTGGTGCCGCACACGAGCCACGCCGCACGGGTGGTGTGTGCTGCCCGGTGCATGGTGGCCTCCGTCCGGAGGGGCCGGCCCAGCGGCGCGGGGCGCCAGGGGGGTCCGCCCCGCATCCTGGTCACGATAGCGGAACAGCACCTGCGGGAGCGGGGACGGGGGAGTGGTTGCCGGTGGTCAGGCCGGCCCACTCGGGGTCGGACAGTGACAGGGCACTCCGGGCCGTGGCGCCCATCCCGACGAGCAGGAGCGCAGAGGCCACCAGTGTCAGCGGCAGACTGGACCCGGCGTTGGAGAACACCAGCATGCTGAGGATGATGGCCCCGGCCGGCAGGCGTCCGATGACACGCGCACGGAGGAGGGCGACGGCGAGGACGATGTTTCCGAGGGTGAACCCGGCGATAAACATCAGCAGGGCGAAGAGGAAGCCAGGCGTCTGCTCCATCTCCACGACGAGGGTCTCCATGACCGGGTGGGAGTCCCGCACGGCCGCCATGCCGCCGGTGAGCACGTTGCCGAAGATGTTGTGCCCGGCGGCCCCGAGGACGCCGACCATGGCGAGCGCACCGCCGATATGGGCCAGGACCGGGGACCGTCCGCGCGTGAGGTGGACCATGCCCCACACTGCCGGGACCAGGAGGATGACCGAGATCATGTCGATGACGGTCATCAGCTGCCAGAGGCCGGGGCTGGCGTCGATGGCGGCGAGGAGCTCTTGCTCCCCGGTTGTGCCTCCGAAGGCGGTGAGGCGCAGCACCTGGCCTGCCGCGAGGGCGACCGGTGCGGCGATCAGGCTCACACCGGCCAGGGTGCGGCCGAAGTTGTTCGGGTCGGTGATGTTCAACATGACGTGGACTCCTTGGTGAGCGGGTGGGACGTCGTCCAGCCTTCCCTCCGAACCGCCCCGGGTCATGAGAGCAGACCCCCAAGTTCGCCCCAGATCCCAGACGTCGTAGGGCCCCGCCCCCACCTGCCACCGCATCTGGGCTGGCCACTGCGCCCCGCCCCAGTTAGCGTCTGGCTATGGACAGACTCCACCGCGAGGGGCTCGTCCTCGACATCCTGGACGGCGGACCGGGCGACGGCGAGCTGGTGGTCCTGCTGCACGGTTTCCCGCAGGACGCCACGACGTGGGGGAGGGTCGTGCCACACCTGCACCGAGCCGGGCTACGCACCCTCGCGCCGCACCAGCGCGGCTACTCGCCGGGCGCCCGCCCAAGGCGAGTCTCGGCATACCGCATGGAGGAGCTGGTCGGCGACGCGCTCGCCCTGCTGGATGGCGCCGGTGTCCGTCGGGCGCACGTGGTCGGGCACGACTGGGGCGGCGCGGTGGCGTGGGCGCTGGCGCAGCGGCATCCCGAGCGGGTGGCGAGCCTTGTGGTGCTGTCCACGCCCCACCCGGAGGCGTTGGGCTGGGCCTTGCGGCACGGTGACCAGGCCCGGCGCAGCTGGTACATCCTGGCCTTCCAGCTCCCGGTGCTGCCACAGGTCCTCGGGGCCCGGATGCTGCGGTCCGGGGCACTGCAACGCTGGGGCGTCCCGGAGGACGACAGCCAGAGGTATGCCGCGCGGCTGGGTCGACCAGGGGCCCTCCGGGGACCCATCAACTGGTATCGAGCCGCCGTGCGCGACTTGTTCCGTCGGTCGAGGGCCGGTGGCGGGGATGTCACCGTGCCGACGACCTATGTGTGGGGCTCTCTGGACCCGTTCCTCGGGCGTGACGCGGCTGAGCGCACCGCCCGCCACGTGTCCGGCGACTACCGCTTCGTCGAGGTCGCTGGCGGACACTGGCTGGCCGAGCGGCAGCCGGTGCTGGTGGCGCGCGAGATCCTGGCTCGCATCCGCGCGGGGGAGCAGGGGCCCTGTGACTCGCGACCAGCGGCATGTCCGGATGATGCCACGCAGGTAGTAATCGGTATCCTACCGAGGTAGGATACATGCATGAAGGTGAGTGTGAGTCTGAGCGAAGAGGACCTCGCGGCCCTCGACCGGTATGTCCAGCAAGCCGGTCTCGAGTCGAGGTCGGCTGCCGTCCAGCAGGCCATCCGCCGATTGCAGGACCCGCAGCTGGAGGCGGACTATGCCGCCGCCTGGCAGGAGTGGGCCATCGCAGGAGATGAAGACGCATGGGCCGCAGCGTCCTCGGACGGGCTCACCGATGCTGCGCGGTGAGATTCTTCTCGTCGACCTGGACCCCGTACGCGGTAGCGAGGCCAACAAGCGTCGGCCCGCGGTGCTCGTCAGCAATGACCAGGCCAACACCATGGCCCAGCGGCTCGGTCGCGGAGTAGTGACCGTGGCACCCGTCACCAGCAACGCGGAGCGGGTCTTTCCGTTCCAGGTGCTGCTGCCAGCGGACGAGACAGGACTGCGGATGGACTCCAAAGTCCAAGCTGAGCAGGTGCGTTCGGTCGCAGTTGAGCGGGTGGGCCCTGCACTAGGCCGAGTTCCGCCTGGCCTCATGGCTGCGGTCGACGAAGCGCTGCGCCTCCATCTGCAGTTGTGACCGCGCGACGCGCGGCATGACCGGATGTGTTTGCTCGGCTACTCGCGAACACCTCACTCAGGTGCGCGCGGCCCGGACCGGCCGTCCAGCCGGGTGCGCAAACCGTGACCTGGTCGTGACCCACGGGGTGGCTCCGCGCAGCACACTGGACTCCACAGGAGGTGCGTGCGGGTGCGACGGACATGGGCTTCACGACGTGGGTGGCGGGCCTCTAATCGGGTGTGGACTGGCTCGCTTCTGACGGGTTTGCTCCTGGTGAGCGCTTGCGGGACGCAGAGCGGGGCAGGACCGGGCGACTCGCCAGGCGGAGCCCCCACCACCACGACGGGGGGCATCGCCGGCTTCCCGGCGTGCGCCGACGTGCCCCAGATACGGGCCGACGAGTCGCTCTACCGGGACGAACCGGTCCACGGCAACGCCGACGAACTGGTCCAGGAGGTCCACGAGTGGGCGGCCGGGCAGCCGGGCTTCGTCGAGATCGGGCTGGACCGGGAACGCAACGGGTGGGTCACGCTCTGGGTCAAGGACGCCGACGTCGAGGCCATGTCCGAGCAGGTCGCCCAACGCTGGCCCGGCGAGGGGATCGTGGTGGTGGAGTTGCCCTGGACCGTCGGCGAGCTGGAGTCGCTCGCCACCGAGGTCAATGCTGCCCTGGACCAGGCCGGCGTGCGCACCGGCGGGACCGCGTTGATGCCGCACCATGGTGTGGCGGAGATCGGCCTCGGGGTGATCACACCGGAAGCCGAGGAGGTCCTGGCTCAGTTCGCCGGACGCCCCGTCTGCGTCGAGGGAATCCCCGCCGACGAGGCACCGCAGGAGAAGGGACAGCTGATGGCCGGCGAGGGCTGGCGCCTGCTCGGGGAGGACGAGACCGGCGAGGCCTACCGTTCGGGGGTCGCGACGACGGATGCTCAGCTGGACCAGTTGTGGGCGCTGGCCGGCCTCGAGGGCGAGCCCGCGACCGTCGAGTGGGACAGCGAGATCGCCGTGTGGTTCGGCGCGGTCTACGGGAGCGGGTGCCCGGTCCGGATGGACGGCGTGGTCGTGGAGGGCGACCTGCTGCATGCGGACCTGGTGGTCCCGAACGCGGTGTACGGCTGCGCCGACGACGCCAACCCGCACGCCTTCGTGGTGGCGGTGGAGCGGCAGCTGCTGCCGGAGGGGCCTTTCCGGGTGCAGCTCGAGGCCCGCGATCCCTATCCCGGTACCGCGGAGGAGCGCACCGTCGTCGACGTCGACCTGTCCGCTCCCGGCAACACCGCTACCGACGAGCAGCTGCACATGGACCCGACCTTGGCCCTACCTGCCGAGCCCCCGCTCGTCACGGACGGCGATGCGCTCCACGGTGACGAGGCGGTGCGCTACTTCTACCGACACGACCCGGGGTGCGAAGTCCCCACCCTCGGCCCGCTCGACGGATCGACCTGGCGGCTGGCGGACCGGGAGGCGCCCTGGGACGTGGAGGACGGCGAGGTGCTCACCCTCTACCCGCTCGGCGGGGAGGCCGACCAGATCATCGCCTCCACGCAGCAGATGGACTGGATCTTCGCGCGGCTCCCCGAGGGCAACACCTGCCCCTGAGGCCGTCGAGTGTCGACCTCGCACCAGCCGCGCCGATCAAGGCTTCGGCCTGAGTATCCAGGCCAAGACCTCGTGCAGCCGGTCCGCGTCATCGTCCCCGTTTCCACTGAATAGTCGATGCACGGGGCCGGCCACTGAGGACCGTAGGACTCCACGACGCCGCTGTCGGGGTATCGCTCGGCAAAGCGCAACGGATCCGCCTCCCAGAGCATGTCCTCACACTCGCGACAGGCGCCCCGTGGGGTCGCGCTAGTTGTGGGGGCGCGCATCCTGGAGTACTGCCGGATCACCTCCGAGTCGTCAGTGCCGGTGCCACGCTGCTCTAATCCGGGCATCTCGCCTCCTGGCCAGAGCGGGCCATCTGGACGCCGACCTCGGCCCTGTTGGCACTGTCCGCGTGGCGTGCGCGTCGACAGGGAGCGACTCAGCCACCCGCCACTTCCTGACGGTGCAACAACGTCATCGGGACATGGCCTCACGACCTACCTGCGGCAGAGCTGGACGTTTCCAGGGGCGGCTGGAGTTGACCGCGGCTGGCGGGGACAGCGTCAGTTCGTTCGCGATACTGGACTCGTGGTGACTACTGCTCTTGGGACGCAGCTGGAGCAGGTCGTGTGGATCGGTGGCGGCTCCGGCTCGGGCAAGTCCACCGTGGCTCGTCGACTGGCTGAGCAGGGCGGGATGCGGCTGTACTCCACCGATGAGGCGATGAGCAGGCATGCTGACCGGATGTGCCCGGCCCAGGCTCCACTCCTGGCCGCGTTCAGGACCATGGATATGGACCAACGCTGGTGCCAGCGCTCGCCTGAGCAGATGTTGGAGACGTTCCACTGGTTCGCCGGTGAGGGGTTCGGCCTGATCGTGGAGGACCTGCTGGCGTTGCCTCGTGAGCCTGTCATCGTCGAGGGCTTCCGACTCCTGCCCCGTCTGGTCGCGCCGTTGTCCGCCGCTGGCCGAAGCGTCTGGCTCTTGGCCACACCGGAGTTCC from Ornithinimicrobium cryptoxanthini includes these protein-coding regions:
- a CDS encoding diacylglycerol/lipid kinase family protein, producing MTAFDRIVLIFNPKSTGPAPQLAQELHDELTARLPDTEVAMSPTQHAGHGRDLARDAASTGRPLIVSVSGDGGYNEVVDGAMQAGNEEAVCAVMAAGNANDHRRTTSERPLADAIVRGEVHRIDLLALTIGTGPEARTQFAHSYIGVGLTPVVAVDLEKGSKGSLREIVSVVRTFARFRPFTIQLEDGTKRSFDSLVLANIAQMAKHATLSESGSPEDGRFEVVTVRHTAKWRVLGVALKAATRGLGPQPTATHYGFTTLKPTPVQLDGEVLELDAQTTVSIDIAPRALATIT
- a CDS encoding nitroreductase family deazaflavin-dependent oxidoreductase; translated protein: MSDRVHAWGARLLQSRTFVRAPIPLFRAGLGFLLTRRLLMLEHVGRTSGQARYVVLEVVREEPPDAFVVASGFGRTSQWFCNVVAEPRCHVSIGFTRRRSATATVLGTAESEAALADYQQAHPGSWEDLSAIIRKATGEADPEIPLVRLQLQAAGSTR
- a CDS encoding NUDIX hydrolase, which codes for MTHHKQDASVIPPPIRYDVALRERFVANLAGHQRRVVDLAGRRHAAVALVLVDSTPDSAIVWARHEDGRSARDARLPHEGLLAAAGGAAFLLCRRPLAMRRHAGQYALPGGRLEPGEGAVEAALRETHEEVGADLGPDRVLGLLDDYETRSGFVMTPVVVWGGGVDLRPDPGEVMAVFRVGLHQLQRSDSPRFESIPESDRPVVSVPLGSTEVHAPTAAVLVQLNWLGLLGRSDPVHDFDQPVFAWR
- a CDS encoding DinB family protein, producing the protein MTSHPHPPMDGDETSTLRGFLDLHRAVLREKCQGLTSEQLAQTLPPSDMTLGGLLKHLAVVESGWFSEDFLGGPLIAPFDTVDWEADRDWEWHTAHQDTPEQLLGLYDAAVAESERITDEALAADAGLDTVAARDSHGQHPTLRWILVHMIEEYAQHNGHADLIRESIDGRTGF
- a CDS encoding response regulator, which translates into the protein MTGSEGVEPVIRVVLADDHRLFREGVASLLQRAPDLDLVGSAASGEEAIALVDELGPEVVLMDLNMPGLGGIAATRELRARHPEVGVVVLTMLEDDASVFAALQAGARGYVLKDAERGDLVRAIRAVASGEALLGAPVAQRVLDQFGAEPAAPAPPTPTPATHVATEPPGDTSLDRLTPRELEVLRLIAAGQRNSDIAETLVISHKTVGNHISSIFAKLHIRDRVHAVLRARQAGLGDEGP
- a CDS encoding sensor histidine kinase — protein: MHDLYPAELAQLGLVGALTQLCDRFTSESALQVRLTASHALNSLPAATQVAVLRIVQEALVNVAKHAGAELVEIDLELSTQEVTLTIRDDGAGVAEDLRESGAGIGSMRSRAELLGGALRVAPAPRGGTLVSARLPAEPASQVVSA
- a CDS encoding alpha/beta fold hydrolase, translating into MDRLHREGLVLDILDGGPGDGELVVLLHGFPQDATTWGRVVPHLHRAGLRTLAPHQRGYSPGARPRRVSAYRMEELVGDALALLDGAGVRRAHVVGHDWGGAVAWALAQRHPERVASLVVLSTPHPEALGWALRHGDQARRSWYILAFQLPVLPQVLGARMLRSGALQRWGVPEDDSQRYAARLGRPGALRGPINWYRAAVRDLFRRSRAGGGDVTVPTTYVWGSLDPFLGRDAAERTARHVSGDYRFVEVAGGHWLAERQPVLVAREILARIRAGEQGPCDSRPAACPDDATQVVIGILPR
- a CDS encoding ribbon-helix-helix domain-containing protein, translating into MKVSVSLSEEDLAALDRYVQQAGLESRSAAVQQAIRRLQDPQLEADYAAAWQEWAIAGDEDAWAAASSDGLTDAAR
- a CDS encoding type II toxin-antitoxin system PemK/MazF family toxin; protein product: MLRGEILLVDLDPVRGSEANKRRPAVLVSNDQANTMAQRLGRGVVTVAPVTSNAERVFPFQVLLPADETGLRMDSKVQAEQVRSVAVERVGPALGRVPPGLMAAVDEALRLHLQL
- a CDS encoding AAA family ATPase; protein product: MSSHSRQAPRGVALVVGARILEYCRITSESSVPVPRCSNPGISPPGQSGPSGRRPRPCWHCPRGVRVDRERLSHPPLPDGATTSSGHGLTTYLRQSWTFPGAAGVDRGWRGQRQFVRDTGLVVTTALGTQLEQVVWIGGGSGSGKSTVARRLAEQGGMRLYSTDEAMSRHADRMCPAQAPLLAAFRTMDMDQRWCQRSPEQMLETFHWFAGEGFGLIVEDLLALPREPVIVEGFRLLPRLVAPLSAAGRSVWLLATPEFRRKAFATRGSLWQIANRTSNPELALSNLLERDRLFTNQLTTEVETRGLRAVEVDVELTTEELMTRVRQALE